The Lujinxingia vulgaris genome segment GAAGTGCGACGGCGGGTGCGCCAGGAACTTGCCGCGAGCGAGTCGCGCTACCGCAGTTATGTGCGCCGCGCGCTCTCGCTCAGCCAGCAGGTCCTCGACCTCGCCACCGGTGCCGAACTCTATGTGGAGGGGCAACTCAACGTGCTCGATTTCGGGGAGTTGGCCCACGACATCGCCCGGGTGCGCGAGGTCCTGCGCACGCTCGAAGATAAGGAGCGCGTGCTTGATGTGCTCGACCGCATCTGCGAGGCGCGTAAGGTTCAGACGCTCATCGGCTCGGAGCTGGGGCTGGACCTGGGCGACGACCTCAGCCTGATCGCCTGCGGCTACTATCGCGAGGGTGAACAGGTGGGACTTGTCGGTGTGCTGGGACCGCTTCGCATGAACTACGCCCGGATCATTCCTCTAGTCGAGCATACGGCCCGTATGCTATCGAAAGAGCTTGATGAGCTGAGTTAAACGGCTACAACAACCCTTCCTTTTCAACCTGATCTGGGGCGAGCGCGCGCAGTGGCGCGGCTCGTCCAGCTTGTGTCTCAATGAGGAGCGCGCCTTGACTGAGAACGAGAAGCACGACGAATCGATGGATGAACCCACCGAAGTCAGCACGGATGCAGCGGCGTCCGAAGAACCCGCAGGCCACGAGGAGGAGAGCGAGAGCCTCGATGATGACCTCTTTCTGAGCCCGGACGACGACGAAGATGACGATGAAGAGGTCATTGTCGTGGGCGAAGAAGACTCCGATGCGGACGACGACGATGATGAGGATGATGACGATGACGCGTTGTCGGAGGCCAACGAGGCGCTGAAGTCCGAGTTGGAAGCTGCCCGCACCCAACTCGGGGAAGTCAGCGAAGAGCGCGATGAGCTTAAAAATAAGCTGATGCGTTCGGTGGCCGACCTTGAGAATTACCGTCGTCGCGCCGACCGTGAGAAGGATGACCTGCGCAAGTATGGCATCGACAAGGTCGTCTCCGACCTGATTCCGGCGGTCGACAACCTGGAGCGCGCTCTGCAGCACGCCGAGGGCAAAGAAGACCCCTCCTCGATCGTCGACGGTGTGACGATGGTCTACAAGCAGATCGTCAACGCGCTGGCCAAATACGGTGTGCAGGGGTTTGTGTCGAAGGGCGAGGCATTTGACCCGCAGCGTCACGAGGCCATTCAGCAGGTCGAGACGACTGAATACGACACCGGCACCGTCGTTGAAGAGTACCAGAAGGGCTACTTCCTCCACGACAGACTGCTGCGCCCGGCGCTGGTCGCTGTTGCAAAACGCATCGACGCCCCGCAGACTGAAGACTCCAGCGACGAAGAGCAGGCCGATGTGGCCGGCGAGCCCCAGGGCGACGCCGATGACGGCGCGGCCGCGCAGGACTGAGTCGCAGGCAGGCGAACTTCCTTGAATCTCGGATGAGGCGAGACGCATGGCATATACGATCGGCATCGACTTAGGGACGACCAACAGCTGCGTGTGTGTGATCGCCAATGGCGAACGCATCGTGATTCCCAACGCCGAGGGCACGCGCACCACGCCTTCGGTGGTGGCTTTTACCGACGACGGCCAGCGCATCGTCGGGCAGGTGGCCAAGCGCCAGGCGCAGACCAACCCTGAGAACACGATCTACGCGGTCAAACGGCTTATCGGGCGACGTTTTGATGCGCCCGACGTCGAGCAAGCCAAGCGCAGCTGCGCCTACCCGATCGTGGAAGGCCCCAACGGTGATGCCTGGGTACGCGCCCAGGACAAAGACTACTCGCCGGCCGAGATATCGGCGTTGATCCTCAAAGAGATGAAGTCGGTCGCCGAAGATCATCTTGGCGAGGAGGTCGAAGATGCGGTGATCACGGTGCCCGCGTATTTCAACGATGCTCAGCGTCAGGCGACCAAAGACGCCGGTCGCATCGCCGGGCTCAATGTGCTGCGTATCGTCAACGAGCCCACGGCCGCGGCGCTGGCTTACGGTCTGGCGCGCACCGAGACCAGCGACATGAAGGTGGCCGTCTACGACCTCGGCGGCGGCACCTTCGATATCTCGATTCTGGAGCTCTCCGACGGGGTCTTCAGCGTGCTCTCCACCTCAGGCGATACCTACCTGGGCGGCGAGGACTTCGATAACGCTATCATCGACTGGTTGGCCGACACCTTTGAAGATGAGCATGGCGTGGATCTTCGGGAGGTGTCCATGGCTCTGCAGCGCCTCAAAGAGGATGCCGAGCGGGTCAAGTGCGAGCTTTCGAGCACCGAAGAGGCCGAGATCAACATGCCCTTCATTCATATGAGTGATTCGGGCCCGCTGCACCTGGAAGCCACCCTGACCCGCGAGAAGCTCGAGGAGCTGGTCGACCACCTGGTGGAGCGCTCGCTCGACCCGTGTCGTACCGCGCTACAAGACGCGCAGGTGGGCCGTGAAGAGATCGACGTGGTGCTGCTCGTCGGTGGCATGACGCGCATGCCGCGCGTGCGCAAGCGCGTGGCGCAGTTCTTCAACAAGCGCCCCGACACCTCGGTCAACCCCGATGAGGTTGTGGCCATGGGCGCAGCGGTGCAGGGGAGCATCGTGCGCGGTGAACTCACCGACGTGCTGCTCCTCGACGTCACCCCGCTGACCCTGGGGGTGGAGACGGCCGGTGGGGTGTTTACGCCGATGATTCAGCGAAATACCACCGTGCCCTGCAGCTACAGCGAGGTCTTCAGCACGAGCATCAACAACCAGTCGATGGTGCGCGTACACGTGCTCCAGGGCGAGCGCGCGATGGCCGCCGACAACAAGAGCCTGGCCGTCTTTGAGCTCACCGGGATTCCGCCGGCGCCTCGCGGGGTGCCGCGTATTGAGGTGACCTTCAACATCGATGAGAACGGCATTGTTACCGCCTCGGCCCGCGACCAGGCCACCGGCCGGGAGCAGTCGGTCAACATCGTGGCCGATGGTGGCCTGAGCGATAACGATATCGAGCGGCTCATCGCCGAGGCGCAGGCCAACGAAGAGCAGGATAAGCTCACCAAAGAGCTCACCCAGCGCCGCGTTGAGGCTCAGGGGCTGCTCTACTCCACCGAGCGCAGCCTGGAGGAGTTCGGCAGCATGATGCCCGAGCAGGAGCGCAACGATTTGATGGCGGATATCACCACCATCAAAGAGCTCATTGAAGATGCGACGTTTGAGGAGCTCGACACCATTGTGGCGACCCTGGAAGCCGGCGCGTATCGCCTGGCTGAGCTGATGTACGCCTCGATGGACGACGGCGCCGCCGCGGTTGAAGAATAAGCACCCCGGCTCGCCCAGGGTGAGAATAGTTTGAGGGCCCCGGAGGTTGGCAACGCAGACCCCGGGGCCCTGTTGTTTCCGGCGGCAACCCACGTAGATTCGGTCTTATGAACGCAGATCTTTACCAGGTGCTGGGCGTGCGACGCGACGCCGATGGGGCCACGATCAAGGCGGCCTATCGCAAACTCGCGCTGCGCTACCACCCCGATCAGAACCCCGACGACGCAGGCGCCGAGGAGCGTTTCAAAGAGCTCGCGCACGCCTACGAGGTGCTCAGCGATCCGGCCAAGCGCGCCGCCTACGATCGTTCGGGGCGCATCGGCGGGGTGAACGCGATGGGCGGGCCTTCGTTTGAGGGGCTCAGCGACATCTTTGAGATATTCAACTCGGTCTTCGGCAGCGTCGGCCGCGCGCAGGCGCAGGCGCGGGCGCGGCGGGGGGCCGACGTGCGGGTGCGTCTGGAGCTGAGCCTGGAAGAGGCCCACGCCGGAGGTCGCCGCGCGGTGCGGGTTCCGCGGCGTCGCCGCTGCGCCCGTTGCGAGGGCAAGGGCGGTGAGCCCGGCACCCGCGTGCGCACCTGTGAGAGTTGCGAGGGCAGCGGTCAGGTGCGCTCCCAGCAGGGGTTTTTCTCGTTGATGCGCGAATGCAAACGCTGCCAGGGGCGCGGGCGCGTGGTGGAGACGCCGTGTCGGGTCTGCGGCGGGGAGGGCACCATTCAGAGCGCGGAGACGCTGGAGATGGTGGTGCCGGCCGGCGTCGACCAGGGGCAGACTCTGCGCTGGGAAGGCAAGGGCGAGCCGGGAGAGCCGGGCGCGCGCGCCGGAGATCTTCTGGTGGAGGTGCATCTTCGACCGCATCCGGTCTTTACGCGCGACGGGCTCGATGTGCATCGCGACCTGGAGGTGACCTACACCCAGGCCTCGCTCGGCGCGAAGATCGATGTGGCGACGCTTGAGGGCGAGGTGGTCATGAAGTTGCCGCCCGGCACCCAGGAGGGGCGCATCTTGAGGCTTCGCGGCAAGGGGTTCGCCGCCCGTCAGGGCGATGCCCGGGGCGACATGTACGTGCGCGTCCGCGTGGTCTCTCCGGAGGCCAGGGCCGACGGTGGCGGTGAGCGACGGGGAGGCTTGCGACAGGGGATTCTCGGGAAGGTTCGTGATCTCTTTCGCTAAGTGGATGCGCGGCGCGTTGATCTGGGCCGCGTTGATGGTGGTGGCCGCCGGCGTGGCGCACGCAGAGCCCGTGGGGAGCAACGATCCGGCGCAGGTGGTGGCCGTGGTGCCGCAGTCTGGGGAGTTGGCGGGCGTGGGTGCGCAGCTCGTGGAGGTGATGGTGTGGGCCGCCGAGGATGCGGGGGCGGAGCTCGTCGTCATCGACAGTGAGGCCGACCCCGGGGCGCTGGCCACGGAGCTGGAGCGTGCGCTGCGCTCCCCGACGGTGGTCGGCGTGGTGGGGCCGCTGCGGGCGAGCCCGGCGGGAGTGGTCGCAGCCCTGAGCGCGCGGGCCCAGGTGCCGGCGTTGCTTTTGAGCGGAGTCGAGGGCGTGGAGGCGCGCTCGCCATGGGCGTTTCGCGCGCGGATGAGCGTGGGAGAGCAGGCGGCGTTTGCGGCGCGCTGGGCGTTTGAGCGCTGGCCGCAGGGGCGCGTCGGGGTGATGGCGCCCCTGTCGGACTACGGCGATGAGGCGGCGCGGGCCTTTGTCGGCGCCTGGAATGAGCGGGGCGGTCGCGTCGCAGCATTGGCGCGCTATCGGAGTGGGGAGACGCAATTTACCCCGGTGGTGGAGACCCTGCTCGGGCAACGTATGCGCCTGGAGCGCGGTAGGGAGGTTGCCGGCCGGCGCCCCGATCGGTGGGAAACGCTGCGCGCGGGCCAGCCCCGGATTGAGGCGCTCGACGTGCTCTTACTGGCGGACTTCGACGACGCTGTCGCAAGGCAAGCTCCCTTCATCACCCGCGAGGATGCGCTGCAGCAAACCCAACTTCTGGGGCTGGCCGGGTGGCGGGGGCAGCGGCTGGAGCAGGCAGGACAGGAGCTGGCCGGAGCCATCTTTTTTGACACCTTCGGGGGGCTGGAGCAGGGCGGGGCGGCCGAGGGGTTTGTGCTGGCCTTTGAGGCGCGCTTTGAGCGTGCGCCCACCACGGTTGAGGTGGAAGTGTTTGATCTTGTTGTGTTTCTTGCCTTGCGTTCGCGTGCCGATGCGAATCGCGCGCTGCGTTCCCCGGAGGGTTTTGAGGGCATCACGGGCCGCTGGCGCTTCGATAGCCGTGGGGCACCCCTGCGCGAGCCCCTGGCACTCCGGGTGACCGAAGACGGCCGCTGGGTACCGCTGAGCAACGATGCCCCCCGGGAGACGCCATGACCCGTCAACCCCCAGGCGACGCGGCGCATGACGAGCGTTTGGAGCCCCGTGCGGCTGTGAGCGAAGCCTCTGCCACAACCCCACCGTCACCCTCCGACGATGACCGCGGCTCGCTGCGCAACCAGCTCGCCCTGGCTTTGCTCAGCCTCATGACGATGTTCTGCGCCGGACTCTACGCCCAGGGGTTAAGCCCCTTTGAGATGAGCGCGTGGGCCGAGAGCTCGGCCAGCATCGCGGCGGCATATATGGCCTGCCTCTTCGCCATCGTAGGCGCCCATGAGATGGGCCACTACCTCAGCGCGCGCCGCCGCGGTGTGCCGGCAAGCCGCCCCTACCTCTTGCCGGGCATCGGCCCGATTCCCGGGGTGGGCATGGTGCCTTTCTTCGGGACGTTTGGCGCGTTCATTCGGCTGAGCTGGACCCGCGTGTGCGCCCGCGACCTGATGGCGGTCGCAGGCTGGGGACCGGTCGCCGGGTTTGTCGTCACAGTCGGAGTGCTCGCCATCGGCGTGGGCATCTCAAATGTGGAGCCGCTGAGCGCCGGCGACGCCGAGGGCGTGATGCGCCTGGGCGATAGCCTGCTGATGCAGGCGATGATCGCCTGGCACCACGGCGCGCTTCCCGCCGATCATGAGGTCGCGCTGCACCCGGTGGCGCTCGCCGGCTGGGTGGGGTGCTTGCTGACCTCGCTCAACCTCTTGCCCATCGGGCAACTCGACGGCGGGCACCTGGTCTACGGGGTGCTTGGCGAGCGTGCGCGTTTTGTGAGCTATGCGGCGTTCGGACTTCTCGTCGGCATGGGACTTCTGGCGTTCCCGGGCTGGTTGCTCTTTGCGGGGCTTCTGTGGGCGATGGGGCTAAAACACCCGCCGATGCTGAGCGGTGAGCCCATAAAGCTACCAAAAGCGTGGATGCTCGGTGCCGGAATGGCGATGTTTGCGTTGACCTTTGTGCCCGCCCCGGTTGAGGTGGGCGGTCTTCTGGACGTACTGGGCGTGTTTGCCAGGGAGTGAGCGTGGAGATTCGTTGCGACGTTTGCAAAGAGGTGGGGCCGGCCTCCGAGGTTCGTGCCGCGGATCAGGGCATGGAGCTCGTATGCGCGAGTTGCGGCCACGCCAATGTGCTGAAGGTCGGCGGCACAACCGACGCCTCAGCCGACGCGCAGAGCCGCGATGGTGACGCCTCGCCGCACGCCGGGCCTATCGCCCGGGCCGCTTCCCGCAGCGACGCGGAGCAGGGGGTGGCGCCTCAAAAGAGGTCAGTCGCAACTCCCGGCGCGTCTCTGGCCGAGGGGGTCGTTGAGGCGGCGATGGCTCGCCTCATTCCGGTCTCCGGCGCCGGGCCTCGGTGCCCGAAATGCGCGCACCTTGTGGCCGGCGCCGACCACTGCGAGCGCTGCGGGTTGAGCCAGAGTGAGGCCAACCGCTACGCTCCGGGACACGCCCCCTGGGAGCAGGCGCCGCCGGGTAAGGACGACGCGTTTCTTCGCCTCAACGCCGCCTGGGCGCGCGCCGAAGACGGCGATCCGGAGGCAATGCGGTATGTTGCTGAGCTCGCCATCTCCGAAGGGCTTGTTGAGGCGGGGATCAGTCGGCTGCGGTTCTACCTGGTCGAGCGGCCGGATGACCCCCACGCGCTCGACGCGCTCCGGCGCCTCGCCATCGCCCTGCAGGCGCGCGTGACGGTGGCCGCCGGCCAGGCTGCGGCCAGCGCCGAGAACTTCGGCAAGGACGTACGGCGGCTACGCGGCCTGCTGATGACCATCACGCTGGGGCTGTGCGCCCTGATTTTACTTTTGTTATCGGCGGTCTTCTGGGATAAATGCTAGGCATCGCCACATGTCTTATCGATTCTTTGCCGCCTTTTTTTCGCCTCCTCCCGCACGTAGCCCGGGTCGCGTTCCATGACCACCGAATTTGAACTCATCGCCCGTATCGCCGAGCTTTTTGGTGCCCCTGAGGGGGTGGCCGTGGGGATCGGTGATGACGGCGCGGTGCTCGATCCGGGGCGCTTTGACCTGGTGACGATGGACACGATGGTCGAAGGCGTGCACTTCAAGCGCGACTGGAGCAGCCCGCAGGATGTG includes the following:
- the grpE gene encoding nucleotide exchange factor GrpE translates to MTENEKHDESMDEPTEVSTDAAASEEPAGHEEESESLDDDLFLSPDDDEDDDEEVIVVGEEDSDADDDDDEDDDDDALSEANEALKSELEAARTQLGEVSEERDELKNKLMRSVADLENYRRRADREKDDLRKYGIDKVVSDLIPAVDNLERALQHAEGKEDPSSIVDGVTMVYKQIVNALAKYGVQGFVSKGEAFDPQRHEAIQQVETTEYDTGTVVEEYQKGYFLHDRLLRPALVAVAKRIDAPQTEDSSDEEQADVAGEPQGDADDGAAAQD
- a CDS encoding penicillin-binding protein activator, which gives rise to MISFAKWMRGALIWAALMVVAAGVAHAEPVGSNDPAQVVAVVPQSGELAGVGAQLVEVMVWAAEDAGAELVVIDSEADPGALATELERALRSPTVVGVVGPLRASPAGVVAALSARAQVPALLLSGVEGVEARSPWAFRARMSVGEQAAFAARWAFERWPQGRVGVMAPLSDYGDEAARAFVGAWNERGGRVAALARYRSGETQFTPVVETLLGQRMRLERGREVAGRRPDRWETLRAGQPRIEALDVLLLADFDDAVARQAPFITREDALQQTQLLGLAGWRGQRLEQAGQELAGAIFFDTFGGLEQGGAAEGFVLAFEARFERAPTTVEVEVFDLVVFLALRSRADANRALRSPEGFEGITGRWRFDSRGAPLREPLALRVTEDGRWVPLSNDAPRETP
- the dnaJ gene encoding molecular chaperone DnaJ, whose translation is MNADLYQVLGVRRDADGATIKAAYRKLALRYHPDQNPDDAGAEERFKELAHAYEVLSDPAKRAAYDRSGRIGGVNAMGGPSFEGLSDIFEIFNSVFGSVGRAQAQARARRGADVRVRLELSLEEAHAGGRRAVRVPRRRRCARCEGKGGEPGTRVRTCESCEGSGQVRSQQGFFSLMRECKRCQGRGRVVETPCRVCGGEGTIQSAETLEMVVPAGVDQGQTLRWEGKGEPGEPGARAGDLLVEVHLRPHPVFTRDGLDVHRDLEVTYTQASLGAKIDVATLEGEVVMKLPPGTQEGRILRLRGKGFAARQGDARGDMYVRVRVVSPEARADGGGERRGGLRQGILGKVRDLFR
- the dnaK gene encoding molecular chaperone DnaK; translation: MAYTIGIDLGTTNSCVCVIANGERIVIPNAEGTRTTPSVVAFTDDGQRIVGQVAKRQAQTNPENTIYAVKRLIGRRFDAPDVEQAKRSCAYPIVEGPNGDAWVRAQDKDYSPAEISALILKEMKSVAEDHLGEEVEDAVITVPAYFNDAQRQATKDAGRIAGLNVLRIVNEPTAAALAYGLARTETSDMKVAVYDLGGGTFDISILELSDGVFSVLSTSGDTYLGGEDFDNAIIDWLADTFEDEHGVDLREVSMALQRLKEDAERVKCELSSTEEAEINMPFIHMSDSGPLHLEATLTREKLEELVDHLVERSLDPCRTALQDAQVGREEIDVVLLVGGMTRMPRVRKRVAQFFNKRPDTSVNPDEVVAMGAAVQGSIVRGELTDVLLLDVTPLTLGVETAGGVFTPMIQRNTTVPCSYSEVFSTSINNQSMVRVHVLQGERAMAADNKSLAVFELTGIPPAPRGVPRIEVTFNIDENGIVTASARDQATGREQSVNIVADGGLSDNDIERLIAEAQANEEQDKLTKELTQRRVEAQGLLYSTERSLEEFGSMMPEQERNDLMADITTIKELIEDATFEELDTIVATLEAGAYRLAELMYASMDDGAAAVEE
- a CDS encoding site-2 protease family protein, with amino-acid sequence MTRQPPGDAAHDERLEPRAAVSEASATTPPSPSDDDRGSLRNQLALALLSLMTMFCAGLYAQGLSPFEMSAWAESSASIAAAYMACLFAIVGAHEMGHYLSARRRGVPASRPYLLPGIGPIPGVGMVPFFGTFGAFIRLSWTRVCARDLMAVAGWGPVAGFVVTVGVLAIGVGISNVEPLSAGDAEGVMRLGDSLLMQAMIAWHHGALPADHEVALHPVALAGWVGCLLTSLNLLPIGQLDGGHLVYGVLGERARFVSYAAFGLLVGMGLLAFPGWLLFAGLLWAMGLKHPPMLSGEPIKLPKAWMLGAGMAMFALTFVPAPVEVGGLLDVLGVFARE